The Thermosynechococcus sp. CL-1 genomic interval CGTCAGTGCTGGGTTATGCTTTGTTCCTGCCAAGGCAAGTGAGGGCACCTTAACGGAGATTTTTGCCATTGCTGATGCCGCCCTTTATCAGGCCAAGCAACAGGGGCGCGATCGCTGTGTTCTGCTTGAGTGGTCAGCAAATGTGTCTTCTAATCCTCAGTGCTGCGATACCGGTTGGCGATCGCCCCCGCCTCCGCTAGGATAAACTTGAGTTGCGTTTCCGCCAATGGCTATGAATACTGCACCGAACTACTTTATTGCCAGTCAAATGACGATTGAGCCGCAGATTATTGTGGCGCAGAAATTCAAAGATACCTTGGGGGAAGACGTTTCTAAGGCGTGGGCAAACTTTGTCGATTCGGGTCAACTGTGGGCACTGATCATTGGTCTGGCCATTGGCTGGATCTTTGGCAAGCTCCTGAATTTTTAGCCCTGAGAACTGCCTGTGACCGCCCAACCCCAGCCTTGGAGCCAGCGCTTTGAACAAGCCCTCCACCCGGCGATCGCCCGCTTTAATGCCAGTATTGGCTTTGATATTCGCCTCATTGAATACGACCTCACCGGCTCCCAAGCCCATGCCCGCATGCTGGCAAAAACGGGGATTATTTCCCCTGAGGAAGCCGAAACGCTGATTCAAGGCCTAGAGCAAATTCGCCAAGAATACCGCGCGGGTCAGTTTACTCCCGGTATTGAAGCGGAGGATGTGCACTTTGCCGTCGAACGCCGCCTCACAGAACTGGTGGGGGAGGTGGGTAAGAAACTGCATACGGCGCGATCGCGCAACGATCAGGTGGCCACCGATATTCGCCTTTACCTGCGCTCAGAAATTGACCATATTCTTCGACAACTGCGACAGTGGCAGCGCACGCTTCTGGATCTTGCAGAGTCCCACATTGAAACCTTGATTCCTGGCTACACTCACCTGCAACGGGCACAACCCCTGAGCTTGGCTCACCATCTACTGGCCTATGTGGAAATGGCCGAGCGCGACAGCGAGCGACTGCGGCAAATTCGTGAGCGGGTGAATGTCTCTCCCTTAGGAGCTGGGGCACTGGCGGGCACAACGTTTCCCATCGATCGCCACGACACAGCAGCATTGTTGGGTTTTCGCGAACCCTATCGCAATAGCCTCGATGCCGTCAGCGATCGCGATTTTGCCATTGAATTTCTCTGTGCCGCCAGCTTGATCATGGTGCATCTATCGCGGCTCTCGGAGGAGATTATTCTGTGGGCCTCTGAGGAATTTGCCTTTGTCAAGCTCACCGACGCCTGTGCCACGGGTTCTAGCATCATGCCCCAAAAGAAAAATCCCGATGTGCCGGAGTTGGTGCGGGGCAAAACAGGACGGGTGTTTGGCCATTTGCAAGCCCTCTTGGTGATCATGAAGGGGCTACCCTTGGCCTACAACAAGGATCTCCAAGAAGATAAAGAAGCCCTGTTCGATGCTGTTGATACTGTGCGTGCCTGTCTAGAGGCGATGACGATCCTGATGGCGGAGGGGGTGGTGTTTCAACCCGAACGCTTGGCGGCGGCTGTGGAGAGTGATTTTGCCAATGCCACGGATGTCGCCGATTACTTGGCCAGTAAGGGGGTGCCCTTCCGTGAGGCCTATAACTTGGTGGGGCAGGTGGTGAAAACCTGTCTTGCTCAAGGGAAATTTCTCAAAGACCTCAGCCTTGAAGAATGGCAAGCCCTGCACCCCGCCTTTGCAGCGGATATTTACGAACGCATTGCACCGCGACAGGTGGTGGCTGCCCGCAATAGCTACGGGGGCACAGGGTTTGATCAGGTGCGCCAAGCCCTTGCTGCTGCCCGCGATCGCCTTAATGATTTTTAATGAAAAATGGTGTCATTTGCCCTTAGCCTGAGAAATAGACTGTACTTACGGTCGCTTTTAGAAACAAAACGTTGCAAATTTTTAAGAAGGATCTCGTGATGACGACGTCTCTAGCGACGAAATTGCGCGAAGGCACCAAAAAAGCCCACACCATGGCCGAGAACGTTGGCTTTGTGCGTTGCTTCCTCAAAGGCACCGTGGAAAAAAGCTCCTACCGCAAACTCGTTGCCAGCCTCTATCACGTTTACAGTGCTATGGAACAGGAGATGGAACGGCTCAAAGACCATCCCATTGTGGGCAAGATTTACTTTCCGGAGCTGAACCGCAAAAACAGCCTTGAGCGAGATCTCACCTACTACTTTGGTTCCAATTGGCGGGAAGAAATTACCCCCTCGCCCGCGACTCAAGCCTATGTTGCCCGCATCCACGAAGTGGCGAACACCGCCCCCGAACTGTTGGTGGCGCACTCCTACACCCGTTACCTTGGCGATCTTTCCGGCGGCCAAATCCTCAAGGGGATTGCTGAGCGGGCGATGAACCTACAAAATGGCGAAGGTACGGCGTTTTATCGCTTTGAGGCCATTAGTGACGAAAAGGCCTTTAAGCAACTCTATCGCCAACGCTTGGATGAGCTGGCCGTAGATGAAGCAACGGCGCAGCAGATTGTGGATGAGGCCAATGCCGCCTTTGGGATGAATATGAAGATCTTCCAAGAACTGGAGGGCAACCTCATCAGAGCCATTGGCCAGTTGCTCTTTAATACCCTCACCCGTCGCAAACAGCGCGGCAGCACCGAGTTGGCCACTGCCGAGTAGCCTAGAGGGTAAAGTTAAAGGCCTTGACCAGCATCCCCGGCACAGTCATACCCCCAAGGGAACGACGTTCATAGGTGTCGGTGTTGGCAACCCAAACGGGGGTGTCCGTCAGGGCTTCGAGGTTGTCTCCCCAAAACTCATAGAGACTGTCATCAAAGCGCAGGTCTGTAATGGGTGCAACAATTTTGCCCTGCTCTACCCAAAAGCAGGCATAGCGGGTCATGCCGGTCATGCGGCCATTGGGGCGATCGCTCCAGTTGAGGTAGTGTAAATTGCCCACATAGAGACCCGTATCGAGGGCAGCCAGCACCTCCTGCTCTGGTAGAGTGCCCGGCAAGAGGAGGGGCGATCGCAGGGTTTCCTGGCGGTTGGCACCATTGGCCACGAGGTTGTATTCTTGAGCGGTGCGCCGACTAATGAGTAACGTTTGCAATTTCCCGCGATCAATCAAAGACAAGCAAGGGGGCGCAATATCGCCATCGGCATTAAAGCGGGGCACCGTTCCTGTGGTAAAGTCCTCCTGCAAACTAAAGAGGGGAGAGAGGGTTGCCCCTTCCCGTAATTTGGCGAGGGCACTGCCGCCTTGACGATAGGCCGCCTCACTGACTGCTCCCCAAGAGAGCATGCCCACCAGTTCAGCTACCGCTGCCGGGGCAAAGTAGGTGCGATAGCGTCCCGCTGCTAACTGACGGGGAGGCTGTTCTAATCGTGCTAGTTGCTGGCGATCGCCCTCAATTTGAGCTTGATAGATGACAGTGTCCCAATGGGTACTGGCATAGCTATTTTTCACCGCCTTGCCCGCCGCCGTAAAGAGGGAGTAGTCCAAGCAAAAGGTTTCTGTGGCAAACCAGTGTTCCTGTCCAGCGGAGTTAAAGCTCCCACGCGCGATCGTGCCGCCACTGTAAATGCCGACAAAATCAAGGCCTTGAACGGGTGTCAGAATCGTTTCTACGACGGCCTCAGGATCAGGTAAGCGACCAAGGTAGGTATCCTGAATGGAACCGGTATCCGTTGGTGGCACAAGGTAAGGATCCAGAGGAAGTTGCACGGTTTCTGAACGCAATTGCGCCAAGTGATCTAGGGCAGCCGCTAGATCTGCCGTTCCCGTATAGGGAAAAGAGGTGCTAGCCGTCCGTTGCTGCGATTGCAACCGCAGGGTCACCACCGTATCTTCTACCGTGCCAATTTGCCGCACCCGCGCCCGATTGAAGCGGATAAACTGGCTGGATTCACTGGCAATTTCAACGAAAAGCGCCTCTGTCGGTTTCAGGGCAGCAAACAGCTCATGGCTCAGGTGCTGAGCAGCAGAAAAGTCAAGGGTCATGCGGTGCAGAGTTGTTGTGAAGATTCTCAAGGGTATTCCTTAGGTTAGCGCATTCCCCCCTGCATATCCTTCAAGAGTCTTGCATTGTAGCTCTCCCTAGGGCACGCTGAGACAAGAATCCCTTAATAGTTCCGCTTCATGTATCTGGTCACGGGTGCCACAGGACAATTGGGTTTGCGGGTGGTGCGCCGCTGTATCACGTTGGGGCTACCCGTACGAGCCTTTGTGCGCCTAACGAGCCAATACGATCTCCTCAAGGAATGGGGTGCCGAGATTTTCATTGGCGATCTGCAACAGCCCCGCGATATTCAGGCTGCCATGGCGGGCGTGGAGGCGGTGATTTGCTGCCATGGTAGTCAGTTACTCAGCCGTGCTATTCAGGCCATTGATTACCGTGCCACGTTGGATGTGATTCAGGCGGCTCAGGAACAGGGGGTACGCCATATAACCTTGATTTCTCCTTTGGCGGTGACGGGCGATCGCCAGCAGTCCCCCTTTCTCAAGGCCAAGTACGAAGTCGAGCAGGTGCTCATCAGCAGTGGCCTCAACTACACCATTTTTCGCTGCCCCACCCTTATGTCTAGTTTGCTGCCCCTTGCGGAGCGCTTTCAGCAGACGGGGGTTTACATTGTCCTTGGAGATCCCCAGCACCGCCTGCAACTGCTCAGTCCCGAGGATTTAGCCCGCTGTATTCTCATGGCTAGTCAAGCCAGCCAACCGGCCATTTTTAGCTTGGCACATCCAGAGGTCTTAACCCGCCAAGAGATTGCCGATCGCCTTGGTCGCTTTTTCAATAAACGCCCCTTTGTCATGACGGTTCCCCTAGGCGTGATTGACGGCGCTCGTCAGTTTTTGGGAGTGATGAATCGGGATCTTGAGGCCAGCCTAGGAACGCTGCGAACCCTATTGGCCTATGAAAGTCTCTGCCCTGCCAGTGAAATTGAACGTGCCCAAACCTATTTTCAACTCTCCTTTGAGTCTTTAGAGACCTTCTTGGATCGCTACTTCTAGCTGGAGATATCCCCACAGGGGCGATCGCGATAGGCCTGCCAATAGCGATTAAACGTGGTCCAGTCAAAACTACGCGGATCCATGCGC includes:
- a CDS encoding SDR family oxidoreductase: MYLVTGATGQLGLRVVRRCITLGLPVRAFVRLTSQYDLLKEWGAEIFIGDLQQPRDIQAAMAGVEAVICCHGSQLLSRAIQAIDYRATLDVIQAAQEQGVRHITLISPLAVTGDRQQSPFLKAKYEVEQVLISSGLNYTIFRCPTLMSSLLPLAERFQQTGVYIVLGDPQHRLQLLSPEDLARCILMASQASQPAIFSLAHPEVLTRQEIADRLGRFFNKRPFVMTVPLGVIDGARQFLGVMNRDLEASLGTLRTLLAYESLCPASEIERAQTYFQLSFESLETFLDRYF
- a CDS encoding heme oxygenase (biliverdin-producing) yields the protein MTTSLATKLREGTKKAHTMAENVGFVRCFLKGTVEKSSYRKLVASLYHVYSAMEQEMERLKDHPIVGKIYFPELNRKNSLERDLTYYFGSNWREEITPSPATQAYVARIHEVANTAPELLVAHSYTRYLGDLSGGQILKGIAERAMNLQNGEGTAFYRFEAISDEKAFKQLYRQRLDELAVDEATAQQIVDEANAAFGMNMKIFQELEGNLIRAIGQLLFNTLTRRKQRGSTELATAE
- a CDS encoding TldD/PmbA family protein; its protein translation is MTLDFSAAQHLSHELFAALKPTEALFVEIASESSQFIRFNRARVRQIGTVEDTVVTLRLQSQQRTASTSFPYTGTADLAAALDHLAQLRSETVQLPLDPYLVPPTDTGSIQDTYLGRLPDPEAVVETILTPVQGLDFVGIYSGGTIARGSFNSAGQEHWFATETFCLDYSLFTAAGKAVKNSYASTHWDTVIYQAQIEGDRQQLARLEQPPRQLAAGRYRTYFAPAAVAELVGMLSWGAVSEAAYRQGGSALAKLREGATLSPLFSLQEDFTTGTVPRFNADGDIAPPCLSLIDRGKLQTLLISRRTAQEYNLVANGANRQETLRSPLLLPGTLPEQEVLAALDTGLYVGNLHYLNWSDRPNGRMTGMTRYACFWVEQGKIVAPITDLRFDDSLYEFWGDNLEALTDTPVWVANTDTYERRSLGGMTVPGMLVKAFNFTL
- the argH gene encoding argininosuccinate lyase, producing the protein MTAQPQPWSQRFEQALHPAIARFNASIGFDIRLIEYDLTGSQAHARMLAKTGIISPEEAETLIQGLEQIRQEYRAGQFTPGIEAEDVHFAVERRLTELVGEVGKKLHTARSRNDQVATDIRLYLRSEIDHILRQLRQWQRTLLDLAESHIETLIPGYTHLQRAQPLSLAHHLLAYVEMAERDSERLRQIRERVNVSPLGAGALAGTTFPIDRHDTAALLGFREPYRNSLDAVSDRDFAIEFLCAASLIMVHLSRLSEEIILWASEEFAFVKLTDACATGSSIMPQKKNPDVPELVRGKTGRVFGHLQALLVIMKGLPLAYNKDLQEDKEALFDAVDTVRACLEAMTILMAEGVVFQPERLAAAVESDFANATDVADYLASKGVPFREAYNLVGQVVKTCLAQGKFLKDLSLEEWQALHPAFAADIYERIAPRQVVAARNSYGGTGFDQVRQALAAARDRLNDF